Below is a genomic region from Granulicella sibirica.
CCAAGACTCGCTGACCGGAGGAATTACGGGTATTCCTATCCGTCGAGCTTGTAGCGTGTCTCGCCAAGCCGATAAAGCGGACGCCAGACCAGACGGTTGATGGTCACCACCATCAACGCCATCACCATCGTTGCGAGGAGGAGAATTTGAAACTGCCCCTGATCCGTCGCCGCGCTGATCTGCGCACCAAGTCCAAGCGTCTGCAGCGTCTGGTTCTTTAGCCGGAAGTACTCCGCGATGATGCTCGCGTTCCAGGCCCCACCCGAAGCCGTCACCAGTCCGGTGATCAGGTATGGAAAGATGCCCGGCAGGATCAGCGTCTTCCAGCGCTGCACGCGCGTGAAATGGAAGAGCTTCGCGACTTCCCGGAGGTCGGACGGAATCGCCATGGCTCCGGCAATCACGTTGAACAGGATGTACCACTGCGTTCCAAGCAGCATCAGCGCAATCGACCCCACGCCCAGGCCGCCACCGATCTGAACCAGCGCAAGCAGAAGTATCGGAAACAAGGCAGTTGCTGGAACCGAAGCTGCGATCTGGGCGATCGGCTGCGCGATCCGCGCGAGCTTCGGATTGAAGCCAATGGCGACACCGACCGGAATTGTCCACGCAGCCGCAATCAGGAGAGCTACATTGACGCGCAGAAAGGTGGCTCCGGCGCCCTCCAGGATCAAGAGAAACTGGCTCCCGTGTACCTGACGCAAAAGCATTAGCGCGTGCATTGCCGAATACGCCACAGCGATGGCCACGATCGCGAGAGTGACCCAGCGCACAAGGTTGAACTCCCGCAAAGTCCTCCTGGAACTCTTCCCTGCAACGCCTGCCTCGGCGCTTATTCGTTTCAGCTCCGCCGAGCGCCGTGCTGCAAGTGTCTTGTAAAGGCGCTCGTTGAGCGGCACAAGCGTGTTCGCCGAGATAGAACGCAACGCCGTGGAGTACTGCAAGAGATGAAGCAGCGGAGACTTGACCCGGGCACTGCTCTCCACCTGCTCGAACTTGAACTTGTCGCTCCACGCGATCACCGGCCTCCAGACCAGTTGATCCGTCGCGACAATGATCGCGATCATCACCGCCAGGCCCCACGCGATGGCAACGCCATTACCGGTTCCCGCTGCTGTCTGGAGGTACGAGCCAAGTCCGGGAAGACGGAAGTCCCGTGTTCCGAGTACGAACATCTCGCAGGCCATGAGGAAGAACCATCCGCCGGCGACCGAGACCATCGAGTTCCACACCAGGCCGATCGCCGCGTACGGAAGCTCGAGCTGTACAAGTTTCTGCCAGCGCGAGAATCGGTAGATTCCCGCAGCCTCGTTGAGCTCTCTGGGAATGCTCTTGATCGAGGAGTAGAAGCTGAAAGCCATGTTCCACACCTGGCCGGTGAAGATCAGCAGGATCGCTCCAAGCTCCACTCCTATCTGTCGCGTCGGGAACAGAGCGACCATCGCCAGCATCACGCCGGGCAGAAAGCTCAGCACGGGAATCGACTGCAGGATGTCCAAACCCGCAAGCATGAGAGCTTCGAAGCGCTTGCTGTAAGCAGCCGTATAACCATAGCCGATGGCAAAGACAAGACTCAAAAGATAGGCGAGACCGATGCGAACGATCGAATAGAACGCATAGAGTGGAAGCGCGCGCGGGCTCTGCGAGATCGTGATCTCCGGCTGCGCATGGCCAAACCAGTATCCTGCGATACGAACGACGCCGTAAAAAGCGGCAAGCCCTATCCCCGCGACGCAGACATCGAGAAAGAACGGCCAGCTCCTCTTCAACACCTGGGAGCGGGCGAGTGTCTCGCGGCCGCGGGTGTAGCTGAAGCTGCCGGGGAGCTGGATCAAGATCCCTTCTCCTCGAGCTCTTCAGCCTCCTCGTCCTCGATGACCGAGGCGGAGCGGATGAAGCGCCTGCGCGATGCGTCGAAGTCGAACAACTCGGCGTACCGTCCCCAGTTGATCGCCGTTTCGAGCTGCCGCAGAGTTTCTTCCTCGCTGAACTGCTCATCGAGCATGTCATGGAAGAACTCTTCGGGAACGGTGCGATCGCTCTTCGCCTCGATGGCGCGGACGATCTGCCGCAGGAGGAGAACGTGTTCCACAGCAGCGGTCCGGAAGAGCTCTTTTTGAGCGAGAATCTCGCTATTCGCGTACTCCGCTCCGGTTGGCGTGATCGCCGCATCGCCCTCGTTGACGGTAAGGAAGCCAAGCAGTTGCGCGGCATCAACGATTGGAAGAAGGTCGTCAATCTCAAAGGCGAGATCGTCGGCGAGACGATAGATGTCGTCCTTCCCGTTATGGTCGAGCAGAAGTTCGAGCAGACCGGCGATTCCGCCAGGACGAGCGTGTGGAAGCATCTGGTAGTGCATCTGCCGCTGATCCCGAACCTGCTTGCCGGAAGGCGTCGTCGGCAACGCCGGGGGTTTGGCATCCGGCTGCGTCAGCACCTTGTAGATGTAGTCCACAAGTTGAGTGAACGCGGAGGTTTTACGGTCGCGCGGGTGCGCGAGAGAAACGCGGAAGTCGGTCCGGACATGCCCCGGATTTCTCCCGAGCACGATGATTCGGTCGGCGAGCAGAACCGCTTCCTCGATATTGTGAGTCACGATGAAGATCGCCTTGGTAGGAATCGTCTTTCCCTGCCAGAGCTCGAGCAGTTCGCTGCGAAGGTTCTCGGCGGTGAGCACGTCAAGCGCGGAGAACGGCTCATCCATAAAGAGCACCTCCGGCTCGACGACAAGCGCACGTGCGAACCCCACACGCTGCCGCATGCCTCCGGAGAGCTCCTTTGGATAGGCGGCCTGAAAACCATCGAGTCCGACGGTCTCCAGCATCTTCTGGCTCCGCCGCCGCCGTTCGGAGGCCTCCATGCCACGAGCCTTCAGGGGCGCCTCGACGTTTTCAAGTACTGTAAGCCAGGGAAAGAGCGCGAAGCTCTGGAAGACGATCGAGACGTTAACGTCTGCGGCAGTGGCAATCGGCTTGTCGTGCCAGAAGACCTCGCCGGCAGAGGGAACCGAGAGGCCTGTGAGCATGCGCATCAGCGTCGACTTGCCCGAACCCGATGGACCGAGCAGAGCAACGATCTCTCCTTCCTGGATGGAAAGATCCGTTGGCGAAATCACCTGGATGCGGTTTTCGCTCGGCTGGGCGTAATACTTTTCGACGCGCTCGGCGCGTATGATCTGGGACGTCATAAATTCTCGTTCGAGCCGGGAAGTCTGGGGGGTGAATTTTTCCGCGACTCCTGACTCCGGCTCTGCGGTCAGCGTATCATTACCGGGTAGACAGAATGTGACCGCGGCGTTGTGAGCGGCGTCGAACAACATGCACCACTGAAGTAGCATCGAACCAGCAATCGGGGACCTATAAGCATGTCAGAAACATCAGCCACCACACCGTCGAAGCCTCGTGTACTCGTCGCCGACGATGAACAGGTGATCGCCAATACGCTCGCCATTATTCTCAACCAGGCAGGATTCGAGGCGCGCGCCGTCTACAGTGGCGAAAAAGCCATTGAAAGCCTCGACAGCTTCCAACCGAACATGCTCATCAGCGACGTCATCATGACCGGCATGACAGGAATCGAAGCTGCGATCGTGACCCGCTCCCGGATGCCAAACTGCAAGATCCTTCTCTTCTCCGGACAGGCGGCCACCGCGGATCTTCTGGAAAAGGCTCGCGCCCTCGGCCACGAGTTCGAAATTCTCGCGAAGCCCGTTCACCCCACAGACCTGCTCGCCAAGCTCCGCTCGTAAATTCCCCACCTTATGCGGGCGGTCTGCGTCGATTCTTGATGCGGACCGCTGGCGAACCAGCATAGACCGTCCAAGGTTCGAGCGTGTGGGTCGCCACGGACCCAAGCCCGAGCACCGCGCCTTCGCCCATCGAGACGCCAGGCGCGACTGACGCGCGCGCACACACCCATCCATAGGCTCCAAATTCCATCGCATAGGCCAGAAGCGGAAACGCAGGGTCATCATAATCGTGCGTGGCTCCGCAGAGAAAACCATCCTGAGAGAGGATGAAGTGCGAGCCGAGCCGCATTGGAGCAGGATTGTAAATCTCGGCTCCATCCGCGGCGGTCACCTGGTCAGCGCAGACCAGGTTCCAGGGTGCCCAGACTTTGGACTTCGGGTAAAAGTGACAGTTCGGTCCCAGTTTCGCTCCGAAGAGCCGAAGGAGCCCTGATCGCCAGGCGTGAAGCGGGCGTGGGGAGGTTCGATAAAGAAGCGCGTGACAGACGTTCCAGGCCAGACGCCGAGCGCGATCGCTTGGGCGAAAGGCGGGACGGAGATAGGGGTCCGCGGCGCAGCTTTCTGAGACGTTCTCCGCCGCGTTGTAATACGGTTGACGCGCCAACGAGCTACCTCATATCCGTAGCCAGTGCGGGCAACTCGCCGGCATGAATCGCAGCCAACTCGAAGAGGCGCATGATGGCCTTGGCGTTTTCGCGCATGTCGTAGCGCGAGCGGAAGATGGCAAGGGCGTTGTCGGACATCTCCCTGCGTTCCTCGGACGTGGTTTGTATCCAGCGCCGCAGGAGGGCTTCCGTTCCCGCGACGGTGTCCGGTTCCATGTAGCCCGCACCTTCAAGGCTGATCTCCGGCGCAATGTTGACCTTGTCGGAGAGAAGAGTGGGCTTGCCGCAGGATAGCGCCTCAGCGACGGCGATCCCGAAGTTCTCCTGGTGCGAGGGAAGGATGAACGCCTCGGAGCCGTAGAACGCGCCCCACTTGACGTCTCCAAGGACGATGCCGGGCCAATGAATCCTGTCGGCGCAACCCGACTTGACAGCGCGTTCTACAAGCTTCGGACGCCAGTTGCGTGCATCCGGACCAGCCATGACAAGATGAAGGCCGGGGTCGAGTAGTGCTGTAGCCGCGAAGGCTTCGATCAGTAGATCGCAGCCCTTTTTCCTGTCGATTCTTCCCAGGAAGAGAAGGTAGCGCTTATGCCGAACTCCGGGGCAGACCTCAAAAAAACTCTCGACCATCTGATCACGATCGCCGGTGGATCCTTGAGCTCCGTAGGGCACGACATAGGGCTTCCAGCTGTGCAACCAGAAGCTCTGCTTCGCAAGCTCGCTTTCCGCCTTGCAGGTGAAGAGGACCCGGTAAGCGCCCCGAAGGATCCAGTATTCGGCGGGCACCCAGTAGAGCCACTTCTTGATGTGCTTCAGGGGGTACCGATGCTTGAAATAAGGGTCGAGCATACCGTGGGTGAAGACCATGTAAGGCCTGTGTCCCTTGATCGTCCACAGTGTAGCGAGGCCAGTGTATTGCCATAGGCCGTTGACGACGACGCCATCGAAGCGATCTCGGTTCTCGCGAAGCCAGGGAAGCAATTTTCGATTGAAGCCGTAGACCGAGGTTTGCGGACCGAGCGCATGGACGCGAAACGGCAGATCTTGCAGGAAGGGTGCCCCGGGATCATCAAGAGTCACGACCTCGCCCTCGTAACCGAGATCCCGGTACCCCAGCAGCATTCGCACCGATTCGGTCGGTCCACCCGCTGCCGGATTGAGGGTTCCGATGACGTGCAGGATGCGCATGGGACTGGCCTTGCTGCTATGGACGGTGTCGGGCTGCATAAGACTCATGGATGCGTGCTTTTATGGGTAATGTGAGCGATAGCTTTCCGCAAGCCTAAAACATCTTCTTCAAAGCTCCACTTGTCAATTCGAGCCCTTGCGTTTTCTCCCATCCTGGCAACCGCCCCAGGGACGGCGAGCACTCGAAGCAAGGCATTTACGAGCGCGTCCACATCACCGGCCGGGAAGACACACCCTTCAACGCCGTCCGTGACGAGATCGGGTTGACAACCCGCGTCGCTTGAAAGGACGACAGCGCGTCCAGCGTTCATGACCTCGTTGACGATAAGCCCCCACGGTTCATGCCGGGACGGAAGCACGAAGACGCTCGCAAGATCGAAGAAGCGCGGCAACTCCGACTGATTTCTAAATCCGCAGAACCGAATACTATCGGAACCTGTCGATTGTGCCTGCTTCTCAAGCGTCAAACGCTGCTCCCCGTCGCCAACAATGACAAGGTAGGGAAGCGGAGCGAGCGCCTGTAGCCGTGCGTAGGCCGCAATCAGGTCCGCGCAGTTCTTCCGCTCCTGCAGCTTAGAGGCGAAGAGGATGACAGGCCGCTTTGGATCGAGCCCAAGCTCCGCTTGAAGATCGCTACGCCGCAACGAAGCCGCAGCGGAGCGCTCCTGGAAAAAGCGGTTGTCGACAGCGTAGGGCATTCGAATCCGCGGGATTTCGTCGCCGAGATAGCGGCTCCAGTACGCATCGTTCAGCGATCCTATCGGCATGACGCCAGAGACGAAGGGTCGAAGCAAAGCGAAGAAGCCCCGTTTGGCGGCGAGCTTCCAA
It encodes:
- a CDS encoding ABC transporter permease → MIQLPGSFSYTRGRETLARSQVLKRSWPFFLDVCVAGIGLAAFYGVVRIAGYWFGHAQPEITISQSPRALPLYAFYSIVRIGLAYLLSLVFAIGYGYTAAYSKRFEALMLAGLDILQSIPVLSFLPGVMLAMVALFPTRQIGVELGAILLIFTGQVWNMAFSFYSSIKSIPRELNEAAGIYRFSRWQKLVQLELPYAAIGLVWNSMVSVAGGWFFLMACEMFVLGTRDFRLPGLGSYLQTAAGTGNGVAIAWGLAVMIAIIVATDQLVWRPVIAWSDKFKFEQVESSARVKSPLLHLLQYSTALRSISANTLVPLNERLYKTLAARRSAELKRISAEAGVAGKSSRRTLREFNLVRWVTLAIVAIAVAYSAMHALMLLRQVHGSQFLLILEGAGATFLRVNVALLIAAAWTIPVGVAIGFNPKLARIAQPIAQIAASVPATALFPILLLALVQIGGGLGVGSIALMLLGTQWYILFNVIAGAMAIPSDLREVAKLFHFTRVQRWKTLILPGIFPYLITGLVTASGGAWNASIIAEYFRLKNQTLQTLGLGAQISAATDQGQFQILLLATMVMALMVVTINRLVWRPLYRLGETRYKLDG
- a CDS encoding nitrate/sulfonate/bicarbonate ABC transporter ATP-binding protein, which produces MTSQIIRAERVEKYYAQPSENRIQVISPTDLSIQEGEIVALLGPSGSGKSTLMRMLTGLSVPSAGEVFWHDKPIATAADVNVSIVFQSFALFPWLTVLENVEAPLKARGMEASERRRRSQKMLETVGLDGFQAAYPKELSGGMRQRVGFARALVVEPEVLFMDEPFSALDVLTAENLRSELLELWQGKTIPTKAIFIVTHNIEEAVLLADRIIVLGRNPGHVRTDFRVSLAHPRDRKTSAFTQLVDYIYKVLTQPDAKPPALPTTPSGKQVRDQRQMHYQMLPHARPGGIAGLLELLLDHNGKDDIYRLADDLAFEIDDLLPIVDAAQLLGFLTVNEGDAAITPTGAEYANSEILAQKELFRTAAVEHVLLLRQIVRAIEAKSDRTVPEEFFHDMLDEQFSEEETLRQLETAINWGRYAELFDFDASRRRFIRSASVIEDEEAEELEEKGS
- a CDS encoding response regulator; its protein translation is MSETSATTPSKPRVLVADDEQVIANTLAIILNQAGFEARAVYSGEKAIESLDSFQPNMLISDVIMTGMTGIEAAIVTRSRMPNCKILLFSGQAATADLLEKARALGHEFEILAKPVHPTDLLAKLRS
- a CDS encoding putative colanic acid biosynthesis acetyltransferase, whose product is MARQPYYNAAENVSESCAADPYLRPAFRPSDRARRLAWNVCHALLYRTSPRPLHAWRSGLLRLFGAKLGPNCHFYPKSKVWAPWNLVCADQVTAADGAEIYNPAPMRLGSHFILSQDGFLCGATHDYDDPAFPLLAYAMEFGAYGWVCARASVAPGVSMGEGAVLGLGSVATHTLEPWTVYAGSPAVRIKNRRRPPA
- a CDS encoding glycosyltransferase codes for the protein MSLMQPDTVHSSKASPMRILHVIGTLNPAAGGPTESVRMLLGYRDLGYEGEVVTLDDPGAPFLQDLPFRVHALGPQTSVYGFNRKLLPWLRENRDRFDGVVVNGLWQYTGLATLWTIKGHRPYMVFTHGMLDPYFKHRYPLKHIKKWLYWVPAEYWILRGAYRVLFTCKAESELAKQSFWLHSWKPYVVPYGAQGSTGDRDQMVESFFEVCPGVRHKRYLLFLGRIDRKKGCDLLIEAFAATALLDPGLHLVMAGPDARNWRPKLVERAVKSGCADRIHWPGIVLGDVKWGAFYGSEAFILPSHQENFGIAVAEALSCGKPTLLSDKVNIAPEISLEGAGYMEPDTVAGTEALLRRWIQTTSEERREMSDNALAIFRSRYDMRENAKAIMRLFELAAIHAGELPALATDMR
- a CDS encoding glycosyltransferase family 4 protein; translation: MRLAYLVSHPIQYQAPLLRRIAQEPDIDLTVFFGSGFSVRNYQDEGFGVDIQWDIPLLEGYRYEFLPSIHDTGRPTVFSPLSYGLFTRLRRGNFDVLWVHGYATANALHGMIAARALGIPVLLRAESWLRDRTRSRWKLAAKRGFFALLRPFVSGVMPIGSLNDAYWSRYLGDEIPRIRMPYAVDNRFFQERSAAASLRRSDLQAELGLDPKRPVILFASKLQERKNCADLIAAYARLQALAPLPYLVIVGDGEQRLTLEKQAQSTGSDSIRFCGFRNQSELPRFFDLASVFVLPSRHEPWGLIVNEVMNAGRAVVLSSDAGCQPDLVTDGVEGCVFPAGDVDALVNALLRVLAVPGAVARMGENARARIDKWSFEEDVLGLRKAIAHITHKSTHP